From one Triticum aestivum cultivar Chinese Spring chromosome 4B, IWGSC CS RefSeq v2.1, whole genome shotgun sequence genomic stretch:
- the LOC123092790 gene encoding uncharacterized protein — protein sequence MATRSRCCRGLRRRRQAPTARCPVSPRTPAAARWSFSSGIDRAWMKRPCGTATPSPWARYVYDLGGVRTPWGKFAKRFVSGLAACGGKFYWSVRAAEYGVLEFSPEPTLTTMMMKEAIEVIVPPGEEYAQAFAYSLDLDGEVHMVWIFTSAQTGAIVDIAVYMVDLEGKRFIRVDSIGDRAILAGGLSYAFAGWCPANEFGLLPNSVYWIHPYDGRMCVYEVGFNTEEVRELGEVARESPPFWIVPAHP from the coding sequence ATGGCGACAAGATCGCGCTGCTGCCGTGGGCTTCGCCGCCGGCGTCAGGCACCGACTGCGCGCTGTCCGGTGAGCCCACGGACCCCGGCGGCTGCACGGTGGTCGTTCTCGAGCGGTATAGATCGGGCTTGGATGAAACGGCCATGTGGTACTGCCACGCCGTCGCCGTGGGCCAGGTACGTGTACGACCTGGGCGGCGTGCGGACCCCGTGGGGCAAATTCGCGAAGCGGTTCGTGTCTGGCCTCGCGGCGTGCGGCGGCAAGTTCTATTGGTCGGTCAGGGCGGCTGAGTACGGCGTGCTCGAGTTCTCACCGGAGCCGACCTTGACAACCATGATGATGAAGGAGGCGATCGAGGTCATCGTCCCGCCTGGGGAGGAGTACGCGCAGGCGTTCGCCTACTCGCTGGACCTTGATGGCGAGGTGCATATGGTGTGGATCTTCACCTCCGCCCAAACCGGAGCCATAGTTGACATCGCCGTCTACATGGTGGATCTCGAGGGCAAGAGGTTTATCAGGGTGGACAGCATCGGCGACCGGGCCATCCTCGCCGGCGGCTTGAGCTATGCTTTCGCAGGCTGGTGCCCGGCCAACGAGTTTGGGCTGCTGCCCAACAGCGTGTACTGGATACACCCCTATGATGGCCGCATGTGCGTGTACGAAGTTGGATTCAATACGGAAGAAGTACGCGAGCTCGGTGAGGTTGCCCGGGAGTCACCGCCGTTCTGGATAGTTCCCGCACACCCATGA